The nucleotide window CCTTGCCGACGAGGACGCCTATTGCGACAAATACGGCCTTAATGAGCAGCAGAAAGCGGCGATCAAAAGCCGTCAGGTCCTCGACCTGCTGGAGGCCGGCGGCAACGCCTATTACCTGGCCAAATTCGCCGGGATTTTCGGGCTCAACATGCAGGATATCGGCGCCCAGCAGCGCGGCATGACCCGGGAAGAATTTGATGAAGTGCTCGGCGAATACGGAAAGGACTGATCATGGCTAAAATTGTCGGTGGCATTACCACCTCCCATATCCCCGCGATTGGCAAGGCGATTGCCGAGAAACGTTTTGAAGAACATTACTGGAAAGCCTTTTTTGACAGCTACCCGCCAGTGCGGGACTGGCTGGACGAGGTCAAGCCGGATGTGGCGGTGGTGATTTACAACGACCACGGGCTTAACTTCTTCCTCGACGCCATGCCTACCTTCGCCATCGGCGCGGCGCCACAGTACAAGAATGAGGATGAAGGCTGGGGCATTCCCGAAATCCCGGCGTTTCCGGGCGATCCGAAACTGTCCTGGCATATCATTGAATCCCTGATGGACGAGGAATTCGACCTCACCACCTGTCAGGAGATGAAGGTGGACCACGGCTTTACCGTACCGATGCAGCTTTTGTGGCCGGAACGCTGGAGCCCCGAAGTGCGGACTATCCCGGTCTGTGTGAACACGGTTCAGCATCCGGTGCCGTCGCCCAAACGCTGTTATGAAATGGGTCAGGCCATGGGTCGGGCGATCCGTTCCTACGAGGAAGATGTCAAGGTGGTGATCATCGGCACCGGCGGCCTGTCGCACCAGCTTGAAGGCGAGCGGGCCGGTTTCCTCAATCAGGAATTCGACCATATGTGCATGGAAAAGATTGTCGAGGATCCGAAGGCCCTGCTGGATTATTCCATTCCGGACCTGGTGCGTCTGGCCGGATCACAGGGCACCGAACTGATCCTGTGGCTGATGATGCGCGGTGCGCTCAGCGACAAGGTCAACCTCCTGCACCAGAAATATACCATCCCGATTTCCAATACCGCAGCCGGTCTGCTGCTGCTGGAAAATCTGGATTAAAGATCTTACTGTGTGAATAAAAAGGCGGTTGTCGGCTTCTCCCGGCGCCGCCTTTTATTCGTCGGGGACGATATTTCCGGCCCGGATGACCATGCGGATATCGCGGGTTGCGGTGATGTCTTTCAGCGGATCGGCATTGAGGATTACCATGTCGGCAATCTTGCCGACTTCTATCGTACCGGCCTCGGTAAGACGCCCGGCGGCTTCGGCGCTGTTGCGGGTCGCGGCGACAAGTGCCTCGAGCGGGGTCAGTCCGGCATACTGCACCAGCAGCTCCAGCTCTTTATGGATGTTGGGCAGGGCGTCGGCGTCATCCTTCTTCTCCGGGAGCAGGGCGTCTGTGCCGGCGGTAATCTTGACCCCCGCCTTGTGGACCCGGGCGGTAAAGGCCGTGGCCCAGGTAAAGGCCGTTCCGGTGGTGCCTGTCAGCGTCTCCCCGTCATGCAGGGCGTGGGCGTAATGAACAAAAAGGGTCGCATCCAGCAGGACATTGTTTCTGGCCATATCCCGCAGCAGGCCGTCAAAGGCCTTGTCATGGGGAGAATAGTCGGGATAGGGGCCTTTCCTGCGGGCGTTATAGTCGGCCGGGACGTCCGCCACCGCCTGCCAGATGAAATAGGCGCTGTGGGACAGTACGTCGACTCCGGCCTCCACCAGATCCGAGGGCCGGGCCGGGAAAGTGGTGGCATGGGCCCAGGTCATGAGCCCCGTCTTTTTCGCCGCCGGGATCAGTATGCTGACTGCCTTCCGGTCCAGGTTACCGTAAAGTTTGACGGCTCTTGCGCCGGTCTTGCCGATATTTTTCATGATTTCGTCGGCATCACTGGTTGTGTCAAAGGCCCGAAGCCAGGGGGCGGTTCCGGCGTCATACCCCTGCGAGGCTTCCAGTACCCGGGGGTCGTCAAACATACGGGGGCCGCCGACCAGACCGCTGTAGATGATTATCGGGGCCAGGTAATCGCCCCGGTGAAGGCCGTCCATGGTGTCTTTCAGGACCCGGGCGTCACCGGCCATATCACGCATGGCGGTCACACCGCCCCTGAGCGCCCGTTCCAGCACGTCCTGCATGTGCTGGCGATCGCCGTCAAATCCGGACAGGTGGACATGGCTGTCGATCAGGCCCGGGATGATCCAGGCGCCCTTGAGGTCGATGGTTTCAGTGTCCTCTCCGGACACCTTTATGTCAAACCCGGCGATGAGCCCGTCACGGATCAGGATATTCTCCACAGTCCGGGCCGGGGCGCCGGTGCCGTCAATGAGGGTGGTATTTTTCAGCAACAGACTCTGGGAAAAGGCAGGCAGAGAAAACAAAAGAAGCGCGAACAGTGCGGCAAGGCCTGTTGTCCGGAAAAGCTTCTTTGTCACTCCAGCGATCATTGATTCCCCTTTTTTCAGGAGAATATTATCATGTAAGAAAGTTAACGGGAACTTTATCCTTCAAAAGCCGGTCAGGCATAAACCCAGATCAACAGTCCGGCGCCGAGCAGGACACGATAGATGACGAATGGCGTCATGCTGGCGCTCTGTAACCACTTCATCAGTCCGGCAATGGCCAGCAGGGCGGCGATGAAGGACAGGACAGCACCGACAAGCACATCCTGGCCGAGGACAAAATCACCGCTTTCGACAAGTTTCAGCCCTTCCAGGGTGCCGGCGGCAAGAATCGTCGGAATGGACATCAGCATGGAAAAACGCGCCGCTTCCGTGCGGCTGAAACCAAGGCCGCGGGCAGCGGTCATCGTGATGCCGGAGCGGCTGGTGCCGGGAATAAGCGCCAGCACCTGGGCCAGCCCCATGATCAGGGCGTGGCCATAGCGCAATTCCAGTATGGTTTTGGTGACCGGGGACCGCATATCCAGCACATAAAGCAGAATGCCGAAAATGATGCTTGTCCAGCCGATCACTTCGGCAGTGCGCCAAAGGTCGTTTAGGTCAAAGACAGACACCAGGCCGCCGAACACGACAACCGGAACCGTGGCCAGGATCAGGGCCAGGAAAAGTTTACGCTCGTGGGGCTTGTGGCTCTTGCTTAAGCTCAGCATCTGCCAGAAAGCGTGAAGCAAGGCCCCGACATCCTTGCGGAAATAAATCATCACGGCCGCCAGGGTGCCGACATGGACCCCCACATCCATCATCAGTCCCTGGTCCGTCCAGCCGGTCAGTTGCGGGACAAGGATCAGGTGGCCTGAAGAGCTGATGGGCAGGAATTCGGTAATGCCCTGTACGATGGCAAGGACAACAATCTGAAGCAGTGTCACTCTGGTTCCCCTCTGTCGGCAGGGCCCGTCACCCTGCATTCTGTTGGCCCAACTTTAGGTCGGGACCCCGGGACAGGCAACCGGAAAATCATTTCTTCGGAAAGCCGGAAGATAAATTTCAGAAGGCGCTGGCGATCACTTTGTTGATCCAGGCGGAATGTTTTGCCAAGGCGTCATCTCTGTTGCCGTCTAGCAAGGCATGACCTGCGGCCCGAAAATCATCCCAGAATTCCCTGGGGTCAAGTTTTAGTACCTGCAGGACATGCCGGGAGAAATGACAGATATTCAGACGCGCCAGCATTTCGGCCAGGGCAGCGTTATTATTGCTGCGAGCAAGCTGGCTGTAAAAATTCATGACCGACTGAAGAATGGAATCCTTGTCGTTTGCTGTCTCGTCGATCAACGACACCAGTCGGGTCTTTTCCACCGATGAAGGCTGGTAGTCGCGAAAGGCGACGGCACCCATGACGTCTACCAGTTGGAAACGATGAATGATCTCTTCCCGGCTCATTTTCCGGATCACAGCGCCGCGGTTGGGAATAAGTTCCACCAGTCCGGCGGCCGACAACAGACGCAGGGCTTCCCGCAGCGGGCCACGACTGGTGTTCAGTTCAGAGGTGAGTGCGGCTTCGACCAGACGCTGCCCGGGGGCGTAGCTTCCGTGATGAATTCCCCGGATGATTTCACATACAATTTTTTCAACCCGGGATGATTTTCCCGATGTTTCGAACAGATTATTTGACACTATACTCAGATCCCTTGGAAACTTTTCTGCCTGCTAAATATTACGACTCTTTATCTTGTTTTTATGCTTTTTGACTTAGCATATGTCATCTGCATATGCCACTAAATAGTCGATGTGATTTGGCATACGAGCAGAAGATTGCTGTTTTAATCCTATCAGGTTGTGGACCGCCCGACGTTGGTTTCTCCCCGGAGGCTTGTTGCGGCGTTGCTGGCGGAATCGACATAAAGGAGAAGAAATTCAGGCTCCTACGAATAATCCGGTTATTTGGTTATTGTTGTTGAGTGTAAGATAACTTATGACTTGTTGTCGAATGTTGTTAAGCAAGCGTTAGATGATAAATTTTAAGGTTCGGTGACAATGCCGGAAAAAAAATCGGCAGGCAAAAATCAGGAATTTACGGTTTTTCTGGATAACAGTCTTGATCTGTTTACGGGGCAGGTGTCCTACGTTTATGACACGCCGGATGAAGTGATCACCGCCCGCACGCCGGCCGAACTGACCGATGCTTTTGAGCATATGGAAAAGGTGCTGGACGCGGGGAAGCATCTGGCCGGATATATCAGCTACGAAACGGGCCTGGCGCTGGAGCATTGCCTGGAGGGTCTGTTGCCGGCAAAGGCCGATGTGCCCTATCTGTGTTTTGGGGTTTATGGGGAACGCAAAACCCTGACCGCATCTGATGCCGGGGAATACTGGCGAACCGGCGACGGGATGCGGGATCCCGAGGTTGATAATCTCCAGCTGAATATATCGCGGGATGAATATCTGCAGGATATTGAGAGAATACAGGAATATTTGCAGGCGGGTGACGTCTATCAGGTCAACTATACCCTGAAAGCCCTGTTTGACTATGCCGGTCCCTCCAAAGCACTTTATTCCAGATTACGCAGGGCGCAGCCGGTTTCCTACGGCGCCTACATCAGTTCCGATGAACTGGATGTCCTGTCGTTCAGTCCGGAACTTTTTCTCAAAAAGCAGGCAGATGTGGTCGTCATGAAACCGATGAAAGGGACGATCCGGCGCGGTCACACCCTGGAGGAAGATCGGGACCTGGCGGCCTTTATGCGGGAAGATGAAAAAAGCCGGGCCGAAAACCTGATGATTGTGGACCTGATCAGGAATGATCTGTCAAAACTGGCGGAGCCGGGGTCCGTTCAGGTGGACAGTCTGTTTGATATTGAGAAATACCGGACCCTTCTGCAGATGACTTCTACAGTAAAGGCACGCCTTGGCGATCATGTAAAAGTCACCGACCTGCTGAAGTCCATGTTCCCTTGCGGGTCCGTCACCGGGGCTCCGAAAATCAGGGCGATGGAGATCATCCACGAACTGGAACGCGGACCGCGGGGTATTTATACCGGCGCCATCGGTTATATCACGCCGGACCGGGACCTGTGTTTCAATGTGCCCATTCGGACGCTGGTTCTGGATCGGGCGGGCAGGGGCTGCCTTGGCATCGGCGGTGGTATTGTGGCGGATTCCGTTGCCGGGGAGGAATATGAGGAATGTCTGCTCAAGGCATCTTTTCTGACCCGGAAACAGCCGACATTTGACCTGCTGGAGACAATCGGCTGGTCGGGAGAAGAGGGTTTCAAACTTCTGGATTTACACCTCGATCGCCTGAAAAAATCGGCTGAATATTTTGATTTCCGCTTTGACCGGGACGAGATCAGGAAGGATCTGGAACGGACTGCCGAGTATCTGGCTCCCGAGACAGAGTGGCGGATCAGGCTGTTGTTGTCACGCGTGGGGAACTGGTCCGTGACCTGTGAAAAACAGGCAGGCGGACAGGTCGGGGAAGTGCCGCAGATCTGCCTTTCAGACAGGCGGACGGACAGCAGGAACAGCCTGTTCTACCATAAGACAACGGCGCGGGACTTTTATAACGAAGAGCTGGCCAAAGCCCGTCAGGACGGGGGCTGTTTTGAGGTGATTTTTCAGAACGAAAATTGCGAGCTCACCGAAGGCAGCTTTACCAATCTTTTTGTCGAACTGGATGGACAGCTCTTTACGCCACCGGTATCGGCAGGATTGCTTGCCGGAACGCTGCGGCAGGACTTGCTGGAACAGGGCAGGGCCATTGAAAAGACCCTGTGGCCCGAAGACCTGCTCCGGGCAGAGAAGATCTTTGTCGGTAATTCGGTTCGCGGTCTGCTTCAGGTCAAGCTGAAAAACCCGCCTCAGGGCTGAGGCGGTGTTTTAAGAGAATAGCAGTTTCCACCGTTGTCCTTGATCCGGTCGCACAACAGGTTTGCCGCTTCCCTGTCGGCAAATGGCCTGAGCTGAAGCCGGTAAAAAATGCCTTTGTTCTTGATATCCACCACCTGAACAACAGCCTCGTAACTGTCGATCAGGCCGGCATGTTTCTGCTTCAGTCTGGACAGGGCCGTATCCGCTTCGTCAGATGACCGGAAAGACCCTACCTGGACCCGGTAGTTGTCAGGCGCGGAAATGTCTGGCGTTGTGGTTTCTGGCAGCGAAGGTGTCTGTTTGGAAGTGGCCGGCAGTTCCTCACTCACCGTTACGGGCGTTGCCGCTCTGCCTTCATCAGGCAGGTCCAGTGGTGTGGTTTCTTCGGTAGCTTCACCGTTCTGACTGTCTACCATCAGGTCCCTGTCGTCAGAAGCGCGATAAGAACCGACAAGACCCGGTGCCCGGGCCAGGGCCGCCTGAACAGTGTCGGAATCCAGATAGGTCTTTAATTTATCCTGGGCGGCCATGGCATCGCGTATACCCTGCTGGGCGGACAGATGGATCCAGGCATAGGCGTCGGTTTTGTTCTGTGCCACATGCTGGCCGTTATAATACATTGTGCCGACGATATACTGGGACCGGGCATCACCGTTGCTGGCTGCCCGGTAAAGCCATTTGTAGGCTTGTTCCATATCGATAGTTCCGAGACGGCCGAAATAATAAAGGGTTCCCAGGTTTCTCTGGGCGCCCACATGTCCTTTTTCAGCAGCTCTGAGATAATATTCCTCGGCCTTTTTGAAATCCTGCCTGACGCCGCGCCCCATCCGGTAGAGCTGTCCCAGGTTATAAAGGGCGTTGGGATTGCCCAGT belongs to Emcibacter sp. and includes:
- a CDS encoding protocatechuate 4,5-dioxygenase subunit alpha → MMKYDPIPGTTLFDGDEAMKGYALNKMCFSFNDAKNREEFLADEDAYCDKYGLNEQQKAAIKSRQVLDLLEAGGNAYYLAKFAGIFGLNMQDIGAQQRGMTREEFDEVLGEYGKD
- a CDS encoding class III extradiol dioxygenase family protein; translation: MAKIVGGITTSHIPAIGKAIAEKRFEEHYWKAFFDSYPPVRDWLDEVKPDVAVVIYNDHGLNFFLDAMPTFAIGAAPQYKNEDEGWGIPEIPAFPGDPKLSWHIIESLMDEEFDLTTCQEMKVDHGFTVPMQLLWPERWSPEVRTIPVCVNTVQHPVPSPKRCYEMGQAMGRAIRSYEEDVKVVIIGTGGLSHQLEGERAGFLNQEFDHMCMEKIVEDPKALLDYSIPDLVRLAGSQGTELILWLMMRGALSDKVNLLHQKYTIPISNTAAGLLLLENLD
- a CDS encoding amidohydrolase family protein, producing MIAGVTKKLFRTTGLAALFALLLFSLPAFSQSLLLKNTTLIDGTGAPARTVENILIRDGLIAGFDIKVSGEDTETIDLKGAWIIPGLIDSHVHLSGFDGDRQHMQDVLERALRGGVTAMRDMAGDARVLKDTMDGLHRGDYLAPIIIYSGLVGGPRMFDDPRVLEASQGYDAGTAPWLRAFDTTSDADEIMKNIGKTGARAVKLYGNLDRKAVSILIPAAKKTGLMTWAHATTFPARPSDLVEAGVDVLSHSAYFIWQAVADVPADYNARRKGPYPDYSPHDKAFDGLLRDMARNNVLLDATLFVHYAHALHDGETLTGTTGTAFTWATAFTARVHKAGVKITAGTDALLPEKKDDADALPNIHKELELLVQYAGLTPLEALVAATRNSAEAAGRLTEAGTIEVGKIADMVILNADPLKDITATRDIRMVIRAGNIVPDE
- a CDS encoding undecaprenyl-diphosphate phosphatase; its protein translation is MTLLQIVVLAIVQGITEFLPISSSGHLILVPQLTGWTDQGLMMDVGVHVGTLAAVMIYFRKDVGALLHAFWQMLSLSKSHKPHERKLFLALILATVPVVVFGGLVSVFDLNDLWRTAEVIGWTSIIFGILLYVLDMRSPVTKTILELRYGHALIMGLAQVLALIPGTSRSGITMTAARGLGFSRTEAARFSMLMSIPTILAAGTLEGLKLVESGDFVLGQDVLVGAVLSFIAALLAIAGLMKWLQSASMTPFVIYRVLLGAGLLIWVYA
- a CDS encoding GntR family transcriptional regulator codes for the protein MSNNLFETSGKSSRVEKIVCEIIRGIHHGSYAPGQRLVEAALTSELNTSRGPLREALRLLSAAGLVELIPNRGAVIRKMSREEIIHRFQLVDVMGAVAFRDYQPSSVEKTRLVSLIDETANDKDSILQSVMNFYSQLARSNNNAALAEMLARLNICHFSRHVLQVLKLDPREFWDDFRAAGHALLDGNRDDALAKHSAWINKVIASAF
- the pabB gene encoding aminodeoxychorismate synthase component I — its product is MPEKKSAGKNQEFTVFLDNSLDLFTGQVSYVYDTPDEVITARTPAELTDAFEHMEKVLDAGKHLAGYISYETGLALEHCLEGLLPAKADVPYLCFGVYGERKTLTASDAGEYWRTGDGMRDPEVDNLQLNISRDEYLQDIERIQEYLQAGDVYQVNYTLKALFDYAGPSKALYSRLRRAQPVSYGAYISSDELDVLSFSPELFLKKQADVVVMKPMKGTIRRGHTLEEDRDLAAFMREDEKSRAENLMIVDLIRNDLSKLAEPGSVQVDSLFDIEKYRTLLQMTSTVKARLGDHVKVTDLLKSMFPCGSVTGAPKIRAMEIIHELERGPRGIYTGAIGYITPDRDLCFNVPIRTLVLDRAGRGCLGIGGGIVADSVAGEEYEECLLKASFLTRKQPTFDLLETIGWSGEEGFKLLDLHLDRLKKSAEYFDFRFDRDEIRKDLERTAEYLAPETEWRIRLLLSRVGNWSVTCEKQAGGQVGEVPQICLSDRRTDSRNSLFYHKTTARDFYNEELAKARQDGGCFEVIFQNENCELTEGSFTNLFVELDGQLFTPPVSAGLLAGTLRQDLLEQGRAIEKTLWPEDLLRAEKIFVGNSVRGLLQVKLKNPPQG
- a CDS encoding SPOR domain-containing protein, coding for MKNTILILPFLLAAQINPSITVASATVSDGVRAYEAGNYEQAREEWLPYAALGNPNALYNLGQLYRMGRGVRQDFKKAEEYYLRAAEKGHVGAQRNLGTLYYFGRLGTIDMEQAYKWLYRAASNGDARSQYIVGTMYYNGQHVAQNKTDAYAWIHLSAQQGIRDAMAAQDKLKTYLDSDTVQAALARAPGLVGSYRASDDRDLMVDSQNGEATEETTPLDLPDEGRAATPVTVSEELPATSKQTPSLPETTTPDISAPDNYRVQVGSFRSSDEADTALSRLKQKHAGLIDSYEAVVQVVDIKNKGIFYRLQLRPFADREAANLLCDRIKDNGGNCYSLKTPPQP